TCTTAAGTGCAGTCACGAGCGTCTTTCATAAGAGAATTCCCGCGAGGGGCCTGAAACTCATCAACAAGAGCGCCGGGTTTCTCATTGCAGCGTTTGGTTTTTTCGTTCTAGCCAGTCTCGTAATCTCCAAGACAGCCACTCTCGGGCAGTAGATCTCTTCTGGAAGCAGACCGGGGTTTTTACAGGATTTCGCTGTTATGCACATAAGACAGCGAATACTGGAGCGTGTCCTGAGCGGAGTGATTAGACGACTTTGCGTCGTCCGGAGCGAAGGATACCTCCAGCCTCCCAGATTATGAAAGGAAAAGCGAATCGGTATTAATCGGTCAAAGTGTTTCCCGAATTCCTTCTCACATCGGCATAATTAACGATTCAGCCTGACACATCCGTATTATTACAAAGTCTTTCCATGAATGAGTTCATATGATGACCGGGGGATGATTTCCAGGGCCGGGAAAACTCTGTATTCTGAAGGAACTCGCCACACGCACGCTTCGACGAATTTCTTGCCGGGAGCCGGGAACCCCATTCGGAAAAGCCCGAGTGAAACAATCGTCCCCTGAAACGATAATTCAACGTCCGCTACAGCGGTATACGTAGGAGTAACTCCTTGGAATAGAGCCCCTGAATCAAGGAGCATTTTTGCCACTTCGGGAAAGCCCTTCAAAGTCGCGTGTAGTAGAGCTGAGTTGTTATTCTTGTCTTTCGCGTTCACATCTGCGCCGTATCTTATAAGAGTCCTGATAATGCTCGCGTGGCCCTTGGCCGCTGCGGCCATAAGGGCTGTTATCCCATGGTCTCGGGTCTTTTGATTTACATCCGCATGCTTCAACAGAAGGATTTTTACGATATCTTCGTGGCCGAACAGCGAAGCCCACATGAGCGCAGTCTGGCCTTCATCGTCCGCCGCGTTGATGTCCGCGCCACGCTCCAGCAATACCTGAACTCCCGGAGCGTGGCCCAGCATGACTGCCCACGCGAGCGGTGTAAATTTGAACTCGTCTTTGCAGTCAACGTCCGCTCCTGCATTCACGCATAATTGAATAGCGGCGGTATCGGAATTCTTCACGGCTTGCATCAACTTTCCCCCCCAGAAAGTACGGTCATCCTGAAAAGACGCCAGAATTATTCCGAGTCCAAGTAGTGCGATAAGAAGCAATCGTTTTTGGAGAAAATTTTCCATATCAATTCTCCCTCCAAGGAAATTGGATGGCATAAAATCACAGTATTGATACTTGTGGAGGTATTAGCTTACGAATTCCAATTAATTGCGCATGCCCTCAGTCTGCCTCGATTCCGGTACAAGCCAAAACCTCGTCATGGTTCGGGCATCCCGCTTCCATTCGTGTTCCGGCGGCAAACCTCTATATTTGGTTTAAATTATTCTCAACAGTACTTCCGGGACGTTAAAAAGCAAGAGCAATTTTTGTGCCACCGGTTCGCGGAACCATGACAATATCTTTCGACTCCAAGAATACTAGAGGGTTGACGGCGAAGGACTTATCCGCAAATCGGGTGGCAGTTCACAATCCAGTATGGGAGCCATTTCGGTAAGATTCGGCTATTAGACAGGAAAACATGCTCGCACCTGACAGGACGCGAGGATAATATACCCGAAAGGGTAAAACGAGAAGGGCATTTCGCGCCCGTTCAGGACAGGAGTGAGCCCCCCGACACCTGATAGCAGCAACAAACATAAATTCAGGGAAGGTCGAGAATGCCCACCAATAAAAAAAGGCTACGGATTTCGTAACCTTAAAGCTGGTAGCGGGGGGAGGATTTGAACCTCCGACCTTTGGGTTATGAGCCCAACGAGCTACCTGGCTGCTCCACCCCGCGATCATCTAAATAGGATATCAAGTGAACGCGCTGATGTCAAGCAATGAAAAAATCGGGCCGGGAATCGCAATTGAGCTATTTTCTTCATAGTAACACCGTCCTAGAGGAATCAGCAGAATTGAGAGAACCGTTCCTCGGAAAAATCCTTTTCTCTTCAGGAAGGAACGGGGAATATTGACCGAATTTCGCTCAGCTTGTATGCTCAAGACCGTTTCCCGGCATGGTCCGGGGAGATTTCCCCTGTCCGGCTCGTATAGTAACGAATGGGGAAACAGAGTCTCATTCATACGCGAACAATAGAGGGCCTGTTGAGCGACACTCCCCAAAAAGCGCGTTACAAACGTCTGCAATCCGAACTCCGTCAGTTCGGGCGGGTTGCAGTTGCATTTTCCGGGGGAGTAGACAGCACTCTTCTTCTCAAAGCCGCATCAGACGCGCTTGGATCGAATGTTCTTGCTGTCACGGCTTACTCACCCACTACTCCTGAACGAGAATTGCGCGAGGCAACCGAATTCGCTCAACTGCTGGGAGTGGAGCACCTCATCCTGCGCTCAAGAGAGATGGAAGACCCCGATTTTACAACGAATTCCCCGGACAAGTGTTACATCTGCAAGAAAAGCAGGTTCGGTGATATTCTGAAGGAAATGGAACCGCGTGGTTTTCCTGTGCTTCTGGATGGATCGAATGCGGATGATGCGAGCGATTACCGTCCGGGAAGTCGGGCTGCAGAAGAGTTAAAAGTGCGCAGCCCTCTGCAGGAGATCGGCCTTTCCAAAAAAGAGATTCGAAGAATCTCGCGGGAACTCGGACTCACCACCTGGGACAAACCATCGTACGCGTGCCTTGCGTCGCGAATTCCCTACGGCCGACAGATTACTGCAGAAAACCTCGATCAAGTGGATCGGGGCGAGGAGTTCATTCGGAGTCTTCTGGGTAGCATACAGATTCGAGTCCGACACTATGGGGATACTGCACGGATTGAGGTCGATTTCGCAGCAATCCCGAAACTTGCAACCAGGAAGATACGAACCGCTCTGGTGAGCTTTTTCCGGCAGGATCTCGGGTTCACATTTGTCACCCTCGATCTTGGAGGATTTGAAACAGGAAGCCTGAACAAGGTGATTACCTCTAATATCAATTTGCATTCAAAATCCCCCCATTCCCCCCTTTACTAAAAGGGGGTAGAAGGGATTTTTGTTTAACTTTGAAAGGCAAATTGGCATGAACCGCCGCTCCGTGACGGTATTTTGTGAGTCCGATCACTATGAGAATAGCGTATTTTGAATGTTTTTCCGGGGCCTCGGGCGATATGATTCTCGGGGCGCTCCTGGACGCGGGATTGCCCCTGAGCGTTTTAGTTTCCGAACTTGAAAAACTCAACCTTGGACATTTCGAGCTACGAGCCGAAAAGACAACCAGGAAGGGACTTTCCGGGACAAAGGCCCACGTGCTGATCGACCAACATCATCATGGTCACCATCACCGAAGACTGGCTGATATTACGCAGATAATATCCCGGAGCGGACTTTCCGAAGCCGTAAAAGCCAAGAGTCTTCAAGTGTTTGAAGTTTTAGCGGAAGCAGAGGCCAGTGTTCATGGAACGACCAAAGACGAGGTTCATTTCCATGAAGTGGGCGCCATGGATTCCATAATCGACATTGTGGGCAGTGTGGCGGGACTGGCAGCTCTTGGGGTTGAGTCCGTTTTTTGCTCGCCGTTACATGTCGGGTGCGGGACGGTTCAATGCGCACACGGCATTCTCCCGGTGCCTGCTCCGGCCACAGCTAAGCTTGTCCTGGGAAAGCCTGTCTATTCAACGGGTGTACCCGGAGAATTGCTCACTCCAACAGCCGCTGCACTTTTGACGGTATTAGCATCGGGATTCGGTCCCATGCCGTTTATGGTTCCGTATGAAGTCGGCCATGGTGCGGGAAGTCGTGACCTGGAGATCCCCAATCTGCTCAGAGTCTTCATTGGAGACACGGAAAATCAGTCCAGCGAATTGGGGAGTGAAATCGTGGCGATTCTGGAAACGAATATCGATGACATGAATCCCCAGGTGTACGATCATCTCGTGGAAAAAGCGCTCGGCATGGGTGCGCTGGATGTTTTTCTCCTGCCTATACAGATGAAGAAGAATCGTCCGGCAACGCTCGTAACAATCATGTGCCCGATCGACCTGGTGAAAGCGTTTTCTGATTTGCTTATGCGGGAGACAACCACCATAGGGGTGCGCTGGCGCGTGGAAAACCGCATAAAAGCGACTCGGTCCATTAAAGAGATTCGTACGAAATATGGTCTGATTCGGTTCAAAATAGCATGCGCCGGGGATGAGATCACCAATATCCATCCGGAATATGAAGACTGCAAGCGTTTGGCTATGGAACAAGACATACCGCTCAAGAAAGTGCTGGAGGAAGCGCATTTTGCTGCATTAAACGCATTACGGGATGATTGTTCATGAAAGTGGAACTCTGTTTCTATGCATCTCTGGCGTCACTTCTTCCGGAGTATGCAGTCAATAATGCCTGTTTCGTGGAACTGGCCGAAAATACGACCGTACGCGATGTGCTGCGACAATTTGCCGTCCCTGAAGATATTCCGAAACTCGTATTCTTGAACGGTATTCATGCACGCGAAGACGAAGTGCTCAAGCCGGGAGACCGGGTCGCAGTCTTTCCACCCGTTGCCGGCGGCTGAAATCATGTATGAAGAAGGGTCGGGAAAAGCGCTTGTCCGGAAATATTCTCCTGATATTTTCCGGGAAATACGTAGATATTTTGCGAAGATCTTCGTTTTCTCACTTGATATTTAAGTTGACCCGCTCGCATAATACTATTGTCATTGCCTCTACGAACAGTTTGAGCCGACTCGCATCAGGAGGGAAACCATGCGCGTTCTACTGTATATCTTCTTGTTATTGGTACCGGCACTCGCGTACGCAGCCTCTGCTCTTGAAACCGATGTCATAAAGACTTCGGATGGCGATCTGAAAATTACGTTTATCGGACATGGAACATTGATGTTTGAATACAAAGGAAAGGTGATCCATATCGATCCCTACGGAAAACTGGCTGATTTTTCAAATTTCCCCAAAGCGGATCTCATTCTGATTACTCACGAGCATCAGGATCACCTGGATCCGACTGCTCTTAACAAGGTGAAAACCGACAAAACAAAACTGGTCGTCACGGAAACGGTTGGGAAGAACCTGCCGGGTCGAATCGTCATGCACAACGGCGATGCGAAAACAGTGGACGGCATCAAGATAGAAGCTGTCCCGGCTTATAATCTCGTACATATGAGGAGCGCCGGTGTGCCTTTTCATCCGAAGGGAGTGGGCAACGGATACGTCTTGACCTTTGGCGACAAAAGGGTCTATGTAGCCGGAGATACGGAAAACACTCCTGAAATGAAGCAACTCGCGAATATCGATATAGCTTTCCTCCCTATGAACTTGCCGTACACCATGACGCCGGAAATGGTTACGGATGCAGCAAAAGCTTTCAAACCCAAGATCCTCTACCCATATCACACGGGTGACACCGATCTATCCAAGCTTACGGCTTTGATGAAAGGGACGGAAGGAGTCGAAGTTCGACTGCGCAAGATGAAATAGCGTTGAAATCGTCTTCGATCGTGTACAATCAGTTTGCCCGCTGTAGGTATCGCATAGCGTACAGTGATATTTTCCGGCTCCACTCACGTGAGGAGCATTCGGTTCGGTAGTGACCGGTTTTCTTGACATTAGCACCATGGCGGGCATTAAGAGGCTGTCTCAAAAGTCTCGAATGTAGGAGAAATCGTGCCACGATCTGAGGTAAATTTCGATTTTTGAGACAGTTTCTTAAGGCTAAGGCCGGGTTGGACGAGTCTATCCAAAACCACTGCTTTGCCGAGACAATCTTTAGCTTCTTAGGGAGAGTTCATGACTGCACGAATGATTTATATCCTTGTCTTTGTTTGTATCTTTGGATTTTCTTTGAGCGCACATGCTCTCACCTGTGAAGAATGCAAGGAATTGAACAAGACCAAGCAGTCGATACTGCAGCAACTGTTAAAAAAAGACGAGGAACTGAACGCTGCCTTCAATAAGAAGAATTTTTCCGAAGTTGGTGAAATTCGCAATAAAATGCTTGAATTGCGCAAGAAGATGATCGAGCTGCGTGGAACTGACGAAAAGTGTGAAGAAGCCTGCAGACCGGATATCGTCAAAGGTGTGGAATGTCGAAAGATCATAGAAGATATACTCCGGTTGGAAGCTGTCGAGAATACCGTGGACGAGGCCCAGGTCGATGCACTGTACCGGCAGCTCAAAACGTGTAACAGCGAATGGGAAAAGCTCAAGAAGAGCGATTGACGTCGAAAGAAGCCGCCGTTTCTATGGCGCCCTCGGATCGCATCTATCATCTGCACCAGTCTGTTAAGAGCATCATCTCAGCTCACAAGATGATATTGCCTGGAACGACTGTCGTACTAGGTGTTTCCGGCGGACCGGATTCGGTCGCCCTTATGCATGTCTTGCACGCGCTGAAATCAGACTTGCGATGCAGCATCCATGTAGCTCACTTGGACCACGCATTGAGATCGGACTCCCGCGCTGACGCGGAGTTCACCTTTCAGGCTGCGGAACGGCTCGATCTTCCGTGCTCGATTCGGCGGGAAGACGTTCGAACATTGGCCGCAAATCTTTCGATGAGCCTGGAAGAAGCCGGCAGAAAAGCACGATATGACTACTTCCGGGAATTGTTACGTAAATTTCCCGGCGGAAGAATTGCCACAGCCCACCATCTTGACGACACAATAGAGACCTTTTTTCTACGCATATTGAGGGGATCGTCTCTCCAGGGAATTCAGGGTATTAGACCGGTACACGGTGCTATTATCAGACCGTTTGCTCATACGACACGCAGCGAAGTACTGGAATATCTTGAGGATGCGGGTATTCAGTACAGAATCGACCCTACAAATCTCACTATTTCCGCAGATCGAAATTTTATCAGGCACGACATAATTCCTGCGGTGCAAAAACGCTTCCCTCAGTACAGGAAACCGCTTGCGCGCACCATGGAGTTGATCGGTCAAGAAGATCGGTTCATCTCTCGGCAAGCATCAGAACTGTTCAATCGTGCCGTTCGGTCTACCGATTCAGGGCTAACACTCAGTATTGAACCACTATGGCAAGCCGATGAGGTGCTCGTTGCGCGCGTGATTATCTTGGCTCTTTATGAGACTGCGGGGCCATATGCCAGAATCGGCCGGGTTCATGTGGAGTCCATGAAGCAGATGATCTATTCGGAGAATCCTTCGGGCAGAATCAGCCTGCCAAACAGGCTTGAAGCAGTGCGGAATTACGCCGAACTCAGAATTGCGCGAAAGGAATCGACGTTTCAGGATTCCCGCCTAGAAACTGAAATACCTGGCCCGGGGACGTACCAATTCGGTGCCGCTGGACCAAAAATCTCGTTTGAGATAATTCCGGCCGAACTCGTTGACGTGAATTCGGCAGACGGTGCGGAAACAGCATTCTTCGACGCGGAGCAAGCCGCGTTTCCTGTGGTGCTGAGAAGCGTGCTCCCTGGAGATCGATGTAGGCCATGGCCGGGGAAAGGTTCCCGCAAGATCAAATCTATACTCATAGACGCAAAAATACCGCGGCACATGAGAAAACTGGTTCCGCTGCTATTCAAAGGAGACGAATGCCTGTGGATCGGGGGGCTTCGGAGAGGCAATGCAGCTCCCGTCACTGATACGACGCAGACAGTGCTGAAGGTTATGCTTACGCGAGAGGGGTGTTTCGATACATCCGGAAGATCGGGTTAATCAGGGACTTGTAACCTGATAGGTGTATGAGAATTTGGTGCCGTTACAGCCATCCGCGCAGGTTCTGTATGCGTATTGATTGCATGCCAAATCCGCATCGAAACCAACATCGGGAGTAGTGTCCAGAGGTATATTAAAGAGAAAATTGCCTACGGAATTATCTTGCAGACATCGACAGGTGATGTGACATTTTGTCCATACTTGCCCGGCAGATGCATTCCCGCAGGAAACAATTACCACCAGGGCCACTAAGACAACGAACAATGCGGTTTTCAACGAGTTCATTCTCTCACCCGTTTTCTTGGTGAGAGCAACTTTAGCATAGAATCTCAAATTGATGCAACATGAACCCTGAATGTGAGCAGATAGTTTTCCTGGCTTTCTGTGTTCGAAATTTTCGATCACAGTCATCATATTTATTCGTTTGACTCGGTTTTGGTGATCATTTAAGAATTGGTTCCACTTACCGAGACGAAGCCGTTCTTGATCGACTTCACCGGATTCGGAAGCCACTTGAACACTGTAGAGACAAAATTTGGCTTCTTCATCCAGAAGGAGGGTTTCATGGAAAAGTGTGCAACAATCAGCATCGTCGTCATGCTATTGTGCTTGCAGGGTATCGTGACGCAAACGGTGAAAGCGAATGAAGGTAACGGGCTCAGAACAATCGAACAAGTTATCGAAGACGCTCATGAAGACGTGAGTTGCATAGGCATTGACGAACTGAAGAAGAGAATCAAGAAGAACAATAAGCTTGTCTTGTTGGATGTCCGAACAAAGTCAGAATACGATGCAGCTCACATAAAGGGCTCTGCGTGGGTTGAGCGCGGCATCGCAGAGTTTGTGCTTGTACAGAAATTACCGGATTCAAATGCTGAAATCGTCGTCTATTGCAAGAAAGGCCACCGAGCGGGTTTGGTGGTGAAAGCCTTGATGAAAGCGGGTTTTAGAAATGTGGTGAGCCTCGAAGGTGGCTTTGACGAATGGGTACATCAAGGCAACACTGTTCACAACAGCCTGGGTGAATTCAAAATGGTCAACCCCGCCAGGTTCGGCGCGGGTTCGTTCCAGGTAGAGTTCTATCAGAACAAGAACTGATCACCGCACCCTCCTTCTTGTGGGTGCCGCCATTTCTTTTCAGGACAAAATAGATATCAATCAACGCATGGCAATCACTTTTTCGCAGATTGCTCGTTATTCAGATGCTTCTTGTAATTTGAGAAGCTCCATAATGCCAAAGTAACGCTTTCTTCTGGGCTGTCCTCGTCGTGAAAAAACAGTGCCGCTTTTCGCATGTGTTCCAGCGCATGAAAGATGTCCATTACGAAAAAGCTTGTGGGGTAACAACTCGGAGTAGAGAGAATCTTTTCTCGGATCACAGTCCCTCCAACTTTCCAGATCCTCCCTAATCCCGCTTTACCTATAAACGGTTCTCAAAAGTTTTCGCGGTCTTGTGCCGACATTCAGCAAAAGGCCAAGGTTGTGTCTTGGGTGCCACTGACCTGGTAGCGCCAGGTCAGTGCCCTTGCCACTTGACGCGCCCGACACTGACCTGAGCACGCTCAGGTCAGTGGCACCCGACTGACAGAACTGCGCAACGAGCAACCGAGAAAAAATAGCCTCAGGTGAAGTCAATCCGTGATTACTTTCGAGAACTGCTAATAAGTGAGGAATTTCGGGTTGCTTTTTTACTACCGAATATCTTCGCTCGTCCACAAGATTTCCCACCCCCTGGATTCAGAAGAATGAAAAAAGACAAACAAGCTACTGCACGGCCCCCTGAAGTTCCTGCTTCATAGCGACAAATCGGTTTGCCATTTCTGCCGCTTGATTCTTCGATACAAAATCTTTTACCATCTTGAAAATCGAATTCTCCTCTTCTCTCAGGTGGCGGTCGAGTATGTCTTTCAGAACGCTGAGTTTCGCAGGCCATCTTTCATCCACAAGCTGGGTATTTTTCATGTCGATGATGATTCTTTCCATAATGTAGTGTTCTTCTTCCGCTTTAAGCCTCGTGTTCTGATTCTGGATTACGGAAAAGAGAATGACTTCCTCGGCTTTTGCGTGAGGAAGCAGAGACTGGCGCAAAAAGGTAAATTCCTGACCGCGTGTCCGGGGATCGGAAGCATGTTCCATCCGATTCAGCGTCTTGAGAAATTCCGAATGATCCTGTTTGATCACGGAAAAAATATCGTTTGCAGCGGGGGCCTTCTTATTTGTCTTGCGATGTGTTTGAGCTTCCGTATCAGCAGAAAAATACAAACTGAAACCGATGATCCCGGTAGCGCCAAAGAAATCTCTTCTGGTTAAGTGACCGTTCATAGCAATTATCTTCACCTCAATGCAATTAACACAGCAATAAAACTGTATCAATCAGAGACAATCGTCCTATAAAAACCGCGGCTATCTCTTTACCCGGGCCTTTGTGC
The sequence above is a segment of the Desulfomonile tiedjei DSM 6799 genome. Coding sequences within it:
- a CDS encoding ankyrin repeat domain-containing protein; its protein translation is MENFLQKRLLLIALLGLGIILASFQDDRTFWGGKLMQAVKNSDTAAIQLCVNAGADVDCKDEFKFTPLAWAVMLGHAPGVQVLLERGADINAADDEGQTALMWASLFGHEDIVKILLLKHADVNQKTRDHGITALMAAAAKGHASIIRTLIRYGADVNAKDKNNNSALLHATLKGFPEVAKMLLDSGALFQGVTPTYTAVADVELSFQGTIVSLGLFRMGFPAPGKKFVEACVWRVPSEYRVFPALEIIPRSSYELIHGKTL
- the larE gene encoding ATP-dependent sacrificial sulfur transferase LarE, translated to MSDTPQKARYKRLQSELRQFGRVAVAFSGGVDSTLLLKAASDALGSNVLAVTAYSPTTPERELREATEFAQLLGVEHLILRSREMEDPDFTTNSPDKCYICKKSRFGDILKEMEPRGFPVLLDGSNADDASDYRPGSRAAEELKVRSPLQEIGLSKKEIRRISRELGLTTWDKPSYACLASRIPYGRQITAENLDQVDRGEEFIRSLLGSIQIRVRHYGDTARIEVDFAAIPKLATRKIRTALVSFFRQDLGFTFVTLDLGGFETGSLNKVITSNINLHSKSPHSPLY
- the larC gene encoding nickel pincer cofactor biosynthesis protein LarC — encoded protein: MRIAYFECFSGASGDMILGALLDAGLPLSVLVSELEKLNLGHFELRAEKTTRKGLSGTKAHVLIDQHHHGHHHRRLADITQIISRSGLSEAVKAKSLQVFEVLAEAEASVHGTTKDEVHFHEVGAMDSIIDIVGSVAGLAALGVESVFCSPLHVGCGTVQCAHGILPVPAPATAKLVLGKPVYSTGVPGELLTPTAAALLTVLASGFGPMPFMVPYEVGHGAGSRDLEIPNLLRVFIGDTENQSSELGSEIVAILETNIDDMNPQVYDHLVEKALGMGALDVFLLPIQMKKNRPATLVTIMCPIDLVKAFSDLLMRETTTIGVRWRVENRIKATRSIKEIRTKYGLIRFKIACAGDEITNIHPEYEDCKRLAMEQDIPLKKVLEEAHFAALNALRDDCS
- a CDS encoding MoaD/ThiS family protein, translating into MKVELCFYASLASLLPEYAVNNACFVELAENTTVRDVLRQFAVPEDIPKLVFLNGIHAREDEVLKPGDRVAVFPPVAGG
- a CDS encoding MBL fold metallo-hydrolase; this translates as MRVLLYIFLLLVPALAYAASALETDVIKTSDGDLKITFIGHGTLMFEYKGKVIHIDPYGKLADFSNFPKADLILITHEHQDHLDPTALNKVKTDKTKLVVTETVGKNLPGRIVMHNGDAKTVDGIKIEAVPAYNLVHMRSAGVPFHPKGVGNGYVLTFGDKRVYVAGDTENTPEMKQLANIDIAFLPMNLPYTMTPEMVTDAAKAFKPKILYPYHTGDTDLSKLTALMKGTEGVEVRLRKMK
- the tilS gene encoding tRNA lysidine(34) synthetase TilS; this translates as MGKAQEERLTSKEAAVSMAPSDRIYHLHQSVKSIISAHKMILPGTTVVLGVSGGPDSVALMHVLHALKSDLRCSIHVAHLDHALRSDSRADAEFTFQAAERLDLPCSIRREDVRTLAANLSMSLEEAGRKARYDYFRELLRKFPGGRIATAHHLDDTIETFFLRILRGSSLQGIQGIRPVHGAIIRPFAHTTRSEVLEYLEDAGIQYRIDPTNLTISADRNFIRHDIIPAVQKRFPQYRKPLARTMELIGQEDRFISRQASELFNRAVRSTDSGLTLSIEPLWQADEVLVARVIILALYETAGPYARIGRVHVESMKQMIYSENPSGRISLPNRLEAVRNYAELRIARKESTFQDSRLETEIPGPGTYQFGAAGPKISFEIIPAELVDVNSADGAETAFFDAEQAAFPVVLRSVLPGDRCRPWPGKGSRKIKSILIDAKIPRHMRKLVPLLFKGDECLWIGGLRRGNAAPVTDTTQTVLKVMLTREGCFDTSGRSG
- a CDS encoding rhodanese-like domain-containing protein produces the protein MEKCATISIVVMLLCLQGIVTQTVKANEGNGLRTIEQVIEDAHEDVSCIGIDELKKRIKKNNKLVLLDVRTKSEYDAAHIKGSAWVERGIAEFVLVQKLPDSNAEIVVYCKKGHRAGLVVKALMKAGFRNVVSLEGGFDEWVHQGNTVHNSLGEFKMVNPARFGAGSFQVEFYQNKN
- a CDS encoding hemerythrin domain-containing protein, translated to MNGHLTRRDFFGATGIIGFSLYFSADTEAQTHRKTNKKAPAANDIFSVIKQDHSEFLKTLNRMEHASDPRTRGQEFTFLRQSLLPHAKAEEVILFSVIQNQNTRLKAEEEHYIMERIIIDMKNTQLVDERWPAKLSVLKDILDRHLREEENSIFKMVKDFVSKNQAAEMANRFVAMKQELQGAVQ